A region from the Triticum aestivum cultivar Chinese Spring chromosome 3D, IWGSC CS RefSeq v2.1, whole genome shotgun sequence genome encodes:
- the LOC123080733 gene encoding probable methyltransferase At1g27930 yields MKPPGRLATAAAAALLVAASLLLATLLTSPLPLLPLLPCLPTVTAPSGDGYAPAGLAALADAALYYATTPNVPQQSHAEISLSLAVLRRRAPLRLLVFGLGHDSPLWHALNPGGVTVFLEEDPEWYRIVRAQSPFLRAHLVRYRTRLDHADVLFRSYRNFPSCVPGADADGAPLRVRANAECPLALHNLPPEVYQNEWDMLMVDAPKGYFPSAPGRMAAIWTAAAMARARRGEGDTDVFLHDVDRRVERMYAEEFLCERFRVGATGRLWHFRIPPVSRRNGTAAGGDKRPFC; encoded by the coding sequence ATGAAGCCCCCCGGCCGCCTCGCCACCGCGGCGGCCGCCGCGCTGCTCGTCGCGGCGTCGCTGCTGCTCGCCACCCTCCTCAcctcgccgctgccgctgctgccgctgctccCGTGCCTGCCGACCGTCACGGCGCCCTCGGGCGACGGGTACGCGCCCGCGGGCCTCGCcgcgctcgccgacgccgccctCTACTACGCCACCACGCCCAACGTCCCGCAGCAGTCGCACGCCGAGATCTCGCTCTCCCTCGCCGTGCTGCGCCGCCGCGCGCCGCTGCGGCTGCTGGTGTTCGGCCTCGGCCACGACTCGCCGCTCTGGCACGCGCTCAACCCCGGCGGCGTCACCGTCTTCCTCGAGGAGGACCCGGAGTGGTACCGCATCGTGCGCGCCCAGTCGCCGTTCCTCCGCGCGCACCTCGTCAGGTACCGCACGCGCCTCGACCACGCCGACGTCCTCTTCCGCTCCTACAGGAACTTCCCCTCCTGCGTCCCCGGCGCCGACGCCGACGGCGCCCCCTTGCGGGTCCGCGCCAACGCCGAGTGCCCGCTGGCGCTGCACAACCTGCCGCCGGAGGTGTACCAGAACGAGTGGGACATGCTCATGGTGGACGCGCCCAAGGGGTACTTCCCGTCGGCGCCCGGCAGGATGGCGGCGatatggacggcggcggcgatggcgcgggCCAGGCGCGGCGAGGGGGACACCGACGTGTTCCTGCACGACGTGGACCGCAGGGTGGAGAGGATGTACGCCGAGGAGTTCCTCTGCGAGAGGTTCCGGGTGGGAGCGACCGGCCGGCTCTGGCACTTCAGGATCCCGCCGGTGTCACGGCGGAACggcacggcggccggcggcgacaaGAGGCCTTTCTGCTGA